A part of Dermacentor variabilis isolate Ectoservices chromosome 10, ASM5094787v1, whole genome shotgun sequence genomic DNA contains:
- the LOC142560535 gene encoding histone acetyltransferase KAT6B-like, translating to MPGTPKHKEIVLDTIDQLRKRKARPDFERICHMLYRRHGLSKAEVQEELDLLVDSEAVIKVDYKGNTSYRNAAKWVRFNKSLSSDTGAAAAAAATAVAVGCGGPQPTTFKVSRAIGDAVRDLWFTSKQSIDAADAGGVSAAELDAYLQARDFKCTKGALELGIDKELASGRLVRLPSGKFAPSEAEKQRAAKLAAACAQKPMATASPPKAPRVVKPLLQQACEGGYAVPPIGATTATCSAPPAAGPTAATSNGTNGVLIVRAPTSPTGRTTTASASLSSPPNAKRARPLSKRKRIKKTHGPDFLENLDSPTMDVTEFFEEDEPHCFVCYLSVPPTSNDYKTLLICRDCNTKAHPSCLNYSAELAAAARLATWQCVDCKTCSGCSATADNDELIICDGCDRGYHMVCHRPKLTHRPQRKWLCKACCDVTKKTAGVKIKTEVDNSVGLPTPCDSPVPDEELKGFDGEHTDLSAYYIALDKYPDVVPDAKDWSVEEVEKFFVHIGFPEQAVAFRDQEIDGRSLLLLKRSDVLTGLSLKLGPALKIYNHIKRLQTGLPNGHLC from the exons ATGCCTGGAACGCCGAAGCACAAGGAGATAGTGCTCGACACGATCGACCAACTGCGAAAGCGCAAAGCGCGGCCGGACTTCGAGCGCATTTGTCACATGCTCTACCGGCGGCATGGGCTGAGCAAAGCGGAGGTTCAGGAGGAGCTCGATCTGCTCGTCGATTCTGAGGCGGTGATCAAAGTGGACTACAAGGGCAACACGAGCTACCGCAACGCCGCGAAATGGGTTCGCTTCAACAAGTCTCTTTCCTCGGACACCGGCGCCGCTGCGGCCGCAGCCGCGACGGCGGTCGCCGTCGGTTGCGGCGGGCCGCAGCCGACCACGTTCAAGGTAAGCCGCGCGATCGGCGATGCCGTCCGGGACCTGTGGTTCACGAGCAAGCAAAGCATCGACGCTGCGGACGCCGGCGGCGTGTCGGCCGCGGAACTGGACGCCTATTTGCAAGCGAGGGACTTCAAGTGCACCAAGGGAGCGCTCGAACTCGGCATCGACAAGGAACTGGCGTCCGGCCGACTCGTGCGCCTGCCCAGCGGCAAGTTCGCGCCGAGCGAAGCGGAGAAGCAGCGGGCCGCCAAACTCGCGGCAGCATGCGCGCAGAAGCCGATGGCGACCGCGTCGCCCCCCAAGGCCCCGCGCGTCGTGAAACCGTTGTTGCAGCAGGCGTGCGAAGGCGGCTACGCCGTCCCTCCGATCGGCGCGACTACGGCAACGTGCTCCGCTCCTCCGGCCGCCGGTCCCACCGCCGCCACGAGCAACGGAACAAACGGCGTTCTCATCGTGCGCGCACCGACTTCGCCGACCGGCAGGACgacgaccgcgtcggcatcgctGTCCTCTCCACCGAACGCCAAACGAGCCAGGCCGCTTAGCAAGCGCAAG AGGATCAAGAAGACGCATGGGCCGGACTTCCTGGAGAACCTGGACAGTCCGACAATGGATGTGACCGAGTTCTTCGAGGAGGACGAGCCGCACTGCTTCGTCTGTTACCTCTCTGTGCCGCCAACCAGCAACGACTACAAGACACTGCTCATCTGTCGAGACTGCAACACTAAGG CTCATCCTTCCTGCCTCAACTactctgcggaactagctgctgcGGCCCGGCTCGCGACATGGCAGTGCGTCGACTGCAAGACGTGCTCAGGGTGCAGCGCGACTGCCGACAAT GACGAACTCATCATTTGTGATGGCTGTGATCGAGGTTACCACATGGTGTGCCACAGGCCGAAGCTGACGCACAGGCCACAAC GCAAGTGGCTGTGCAAGGCGTGCTGTGATGTCACGAAGAAGACTGCTGGTGTCAAGATCAAAACTG AAGTGGACAACTCAGTCGGGCTCCCGACACCATGCGACTCCCCCGTGCCAGACGAAGAGCTCAAGGGCTTCGATGGAGAGCACACTGACCT GTCGGCGTACTACATAGCCCTGGACAAATACCCAGATGTGGTTCCTGATGCCAAGGACTGGTCTGTCGAAGAAGTCGAGAAATTCTTTGTGCACATTGGCTTCCCAGAACAAGCGGTTGCATTCAGGGACCAG GAAATCGACGGCCGGTCTTTGCTCCTGTTGAAGCGTAGCGACGTCCTCACAGGCCTCTCTCTAAAGTTGGGGCCTGCGCTCAAGATCTACAATCACATCAAGAGGCTCCAGACGGGGTTGCCAAATGGACACCTCTGCTGA